Within the Vagococcus carniphilus genome, the region TACCAAAGAATTTGGCACAATCGTTGTTGATATCACTAAAAAAAGAGTACAGACTCTGATGAGATGGTTTATTCTAGTCATTTTTGCTGTGGGAAGTCTTTACTTCTTACAAGATGCCATCTTTGGTCTCTTTTACATTGCGACAGAAGAAAGCAACCGTTTCTTACTGTTCTTCAGTGTTCTTTATACGGTAATCAGCGTCTACATGTTGCCTAATTATATGGGTGTTTATTATGGCTCAAAAGAAGCCTATAAAAATCTCTTTCTCATGTTAGGTATTATCTTACTTTGCCAAATAGTTCTCTTTAGTACTATCCTGTTTGTTGAAAGCTTTGTCTTTACTTTTATTTTCGGCGTCGTTCTTTACTTATCTCGAAATACCTTCAACAACCATTTAACGATTCGATATCGAAGAGAAAAATTTATTTGGCTCTTTACGTTAATGTTTCTATTTTTTATTTTAGACTCAACGTATTACACTGCTGAATACTTCAAATTAAATCTCTTTAGAGAGTTGATTATTTATCCATTGATTTTCTCTGCTATCTGGTTTATCTATCTTTATGTCAATCGCTATAGATTACGCCACAAATATACTTTTTCTTGCCTTGTTGAAGAAGAGAATATGAGCGATAATCCAGATGATTTTAAAGAAATCATCGAAGCCTTTGAAGGAAATAATCTAGCCAATCTGGGATTTTTACCATCTAATCAAGTTCTTGTTGATAAAGAACTTTCGACAGCAGCTATTTTTAAAGAAAATTCCTATTACATCTTAATGCTTGGTGATCCTGTTGGAAACAAAGAAAACTTTTTCCCTTTCATTAAAAAGATACATGACTATGCGACTAGTATTGGAAAAGAACTTATTTTTTATCAAACTACGACAGAAAACATTCATATTTATACCGAATTTAACTACACCCTATTTAACTTAGGTGAAGAAGGTGAGTTAGATGTTACCACCTTTAAAACAAGTGGTAACAAGGGTAAAGTCTTTCGACAACTGCTTAATAAGCAAGAACAAGAAGAACTCTCTTTTCAAATTGAACCGTCTACTCCTGAGCTTTTAAAAGAAATCAAACCTGTTTCTGATGAATGGTTAGGTATTAGAAAAGAGATGACTTTCTCTTTAGGAAATTTTGATGAAGACTATCTTTTGAAACAAGATATTGCCACACTTCGAGATAAAAATAATCGAGTGATTGCTTTTGCTTCTATGATGCCTGCTTATGTCGACGGTAAAATTTCCGTGGATTTAATTCGTTGGAAAGAACATCCTTCTATTCAAATGATGGATCTTCTTTATTTAGATTTAATCCTTTGGGCAAAAGAAAATGGATATACCATTTTTAATTTAGGGATGGCTCCACTTTCAAGTACCTTTGAAAAATCAAATGGGCTTTTAGGAACAGTGACAACTAGTATTTACCATAACTCTTCTAGCCTTTATTCTTTTAAAGGATTAAGAAATTATAAAAATAAATACAAACCTAATTGGCAACCAAGATATCTTGTTTACCCAAGAAGGTTACTAGTTTCTCAAGCTTTGCTTCAAAGTTACCGCACAATACATCCTAAATAATAAAAAGCGTCATTTGACCTGTTACTAGGTCCAATGACGCTTTTT harbors:
- a CDS encoding phosphatidylglycerol lysyltransferase domain-containing protein; translated protein: MKKFIKFFVAFSIFLISAWKLKSELASINFKDVYNVIQNRSFTSIAVLVGVSLLGIWILSLYDLVLVKSQKLKVPLLKTIKMSWIINSLNTLIGFGGIIGSTIRYNYFQNYTTNEKEKTELKKSISLLLLSMITGIGVLSILVVSNVFSASYLLEQKPVLKIGLFVLAALLPIFLIVTIAKPPVASDRFLSLKYTCVSVLDYLFVGIVMFLALRFVEVHVSFWQMESVFIIATIAGLISMVPGGLGAFDVVFLLGMTHQFDIKEGPVLLALVFYRLAYYILPFFFGLVLSVSELQLLVKEKFNTENNFIIFTKEFGTIVVDITKKRVQTLMRWFILVIFAVGSLYFLQDAIFGLFYIATEESNRFLLFFSVLYTVISVYMLPNYMGVYYGSKEAYKNLFLMLGIILLCQIVLFSTILFVESFVFTFIFGVVLYLSRNTFNNHLTIRYRREKFIWLFTLMFLFFILDSTYYTAEYFKLNLFRELIIYPLIFSAIWFIYLYVNRYRLRHKYTFSCLVEEENMSDNPDDFKEIIEAFEGNNLANLGFLPSNQVLVDKELSTAAIFKENSYYILMLGDPVGNKENFFPFIKKIHDYATSIGKELIFYQTTTENIHIYTEFNYTLFNLGEEGELDVTTFKTSGNKGKVFRQLLNKQEQEELSFQIEPSTPELLKEIKPVSDEWLGIRKEMTFSLGNFDEDYLLKQDIATLRDKNNRVIAFASMMPAYVDGKISVDLIRWKEHPSIQMMDLLYLDLILWAKENGYTIFNLGMAPLSSTFEKSNGLLGTVTTSIYHNSSSLYSFKGLRNYKNKYKPNWQPRYLVYPRRLLVSQALLQSYRTIHPK